The proteins below come from a single Bombyx mori chromosome 19, ASM3026992v2 genomic window:
- the LOC101738392 gene encoding probable protein BRICK1-B, with translation MSTPPRETIQKQIQQDWANREYIEVITGSIKKITDFLNSFDMSCRSRLATLNEKLTSLERKIDYLEACVTKGETLT, from the exons ATGTCGACGCCTCCAAGAGAAACAATACAGAAACAAATCCAGCAGGATTGGGCCAACAGAGAATACATAGAAGTGATCACAGgcagcataaaaaaaattacagactTCCTCAATTCGTTCG ACATGTCCTGTAGATCTCGCCTTGCCACTTTGAATGAAAAATTAACATCATTAGAGAGGAAGATTGATTATTTGGAAGCTTGT gtaACTAAAGGTGAAACCTTAACATGA